In the Flavobacterium pallidum genome, one interval contains:
- the rsmG gene encoding 16S rRNA (guanine(527)-N(7))-methyltransferase RsmG — protein MDEILKHFPYLTDIQKEQFLKLEALYHDWNAKINVISRKDIDQLYTKHVLHSLAIAKVQPFEPGTYVLDVGTGGGFPGIPLAILFPETRFYLIDIILKKINVVKAVTEGLELKNVKAEQLRAELVKGDFDFIISRAVTNMPDFVSWIKDKIKKQQKHELKNGILYLKGGDLTEELKDFPKATEYNISDFFSDEFFETKKVVHLPLKFKA, from the coding sequence ATGGATGAAATCCTCAAGCATTTCCCTTACCTGACTGATATTCAAAAGGAACAGTTCCTGAAGCTGGAAGCTTTGTACCACGACTGGAATGCAAAAATCAATGTCATTTCCCGGAAAGACATCGACCAGTTGTATACAAAACACGTGCTGCATTCGCTGGCAATTGCCAAAGTACAGCCTTTCGAGCCGGGAACTTACGTGCTGGATGTGGGTACTGGTGGTGGCTTTCCCGGGATTCCTTTGGCGATCCTTTTTCCGGAAACGCGTTTTTACCTGATCGACATCATCCTGAAGAAAATCAATGTGGTAAAGGCAGTAACGGAAGGATTGGAGCTGAAGAACGTCAAAGCCGAACAACTTCGCGCCGAACTGGTCAAAGGCGATTTTGATTTCATCATCAGCCGCGCCGTGACGAACATGCCCGATTTCGTATCCTGGATTAAGGATAAGATTAAAAAGCAGCAGAAACACGAGTTGAAGAACGGAATCTTGTACCTCAAAGGTGGCGATTTGACTGAGGAATTAAAAGATTTTCCAAAGGCAACCGAATACAATATTTCGGATTTTTTCTCAGATGAATTTTTTGAAACGAAAAAAGTGG
- a CDS encoding fatty acid desaturase family protein — translation MNTTIPTFSKQDSLKFFRTLNSRVNNYFKENNLQKTGNWKLHLKAIVMFSIFLTPYFLILTLDMPFWVMLLLSIVIGVGMAGVGMNVMHDGNHGSYSNKSWINKFMGGSIYILAGNVYNWQVQHNVLHHTYTNIHGHDEDLEAGRIMRFTPQAEWRRFHKFQHYYSVFLYGLLTFNWAITTDFQQMRRYMKRKLSYGEFPNPVAQWTTLIITKIIYFSIWLVVPMVLGITWWKVLLGFLVMHYTAGVILSIVFQLAHVVEDTSNPEPNEYGEIENTWAIHQLFTTANFAPKNWLVNYFTGGLNHQIEHHIFPNISHVHYDKIAKIVKETAQEFNLPYYEFKTMRSAVAAHFKHLKELGQNPQLA, via the coding sequence ATGAATACCACAATTCCTACGTTCTCCAAGCAGGACAGCCTGAAGTTCTTCAGGACACTTAACTCCCGCGTAAACAACTACTTCAAAGAAAACAACCTCCAAAAAACCGGAAACTGGAAACTGCACCTGAAAGCCATCGTGATGTTCTCCATTTTCCTGACACCGTACTTTTTAATCCTGACGCTTGACATGCCTTTTTGGGTCATGCTGCTCCTGTCGATTGTCATCGGCGTAGGAATGGCCGGCGTGGGCATGAACGTGATGCACGACGGGAACCACGGTTCCTACTCCAACAAATCCTGGATCAATAAATTCATGGGCGGCAGCATTTACATCCTTGCCGGAAACGTATACAACTGGCAGGTACAGCACAATGTTTTGCATCACACTTACACCAACATCCACGGCCATGACGAAGATCTTGAAGCAGGCCGCATCATGCGTTTTACACCGCAGGCAGAATGGCGAAGGTTTCACAAATTCCAGCATTATTATTCTGTTTTCCTTTACGGATTACTGACTTTCAACTGGGCCATTACGACCGATTTCCAGCAGATGCGCCGTTATATGAAAAGGAAATTATCGTACGGCGAATTCCCAAATCCGGTAGCACAGTGGACCACTTTAATTATTACGAAGATCATTTATTTTTCGATTTGGCTTGTCGTTCCTATGGTTTTGGGCATTACGTGGTGGAAAGTTCTATTAGGCTTTTTGGTAATGCATTATACCGCAGGGGTTATCCTGAGCATCGTATTCCAATTGGCACACGTGGTCGAAGACACTTCAAATCCTGAACCAAACGAATACGGCGAAATCGAAAACACCTGGGCCATCCACCAATTGTTCACCACCGCGAATTTCGCTCCGAAAAACTGGCTCGTAAATTACTTCACCGGCGGCTTGAACCACCAGATTGAGCACCACATTTTCCCAAACATCAGCCATGTGCATTATGATAAGATTGCGAAAATCGTGAAGGAAACCGCACAGGAATTCAACCTTCCCTATTACGAATTCAAGACCATGAGAAGTGCTGTTGCCGCGCATTTCAAACACCTGAAAGAACTGGGACAAAACCCACAGTTAGCTTAA
- a CDS encoding pyridoxal phosphate-dependent aminotransferase, which produces MNPLSDRINNLSTSQTLAMAALARELKAQGKDIISLSLGEPDFNTPDFIKEAAKKAIDENYSTYSPVDGYLELKEAICRKFKRDNNLDYKPGNIVVSTGAKQSLFNIAQVMINEGDEVILPAPYWVSNYEIIRMAGGIPVEVPTSVDSDFKITPEQLEKAITPKTKMIWYSSPCNPSGSVYNREELTALSKVLENHPQIYVVSDEIYEHINFSGTFCSIASIPGMFDRTITVNGVAKAFAMTGWRIGYIGVPEIIAKACTKMQGQVTSGANSIAQRATITAVDADPSVLKDMVKAFHSRRDLVVGLIRQIPGLKLNVPEGAFYVFPDVSSFFGKTLKGTKINNADDFSMYLLSEANVATVTGDAFGNPDCIRISYATSEELLTEAMKRIKDALA; this is translated from the coding sequence ATGAATCCATTATCGGACAGGATCAATAATTTATCGACCTCACAAACGCTTGCCATGGCGGCACTTGCCCGGGAATTAAAAGCACAGGGGAAAGACATCATCAGCCTGAGCCTTGGAGAACCGGATTTCAACACGCCGGATTTCATCAAGGAAGCAGCCAAAAAAGCCATCGACGAAAATTATAGCACATATTCACCCGTAGACGGTTACCTCGAATTGAAAGAAGCGATTTGCCGTAAATTCAAGCGTGATAATAATCTCGATTATAAGCCGGGAAACATTGTCGTTTCTACCGGTGCCAAGCAATCGTTGTTTAATATCGCACAGGTGATGATCAACGAAGGCGACGAAGTGATCCTTCCTGCGCCTTACTGGGTCAGCAATTACGAAATCATCAGGATGGCAGGCGGAATTCCCGTCGAAGTGCCGACATCTGTAGACAGCGATTTCAAAATTACGCCCGAGCAGCTCGAAAAGGCCATCACGCCAAAGACAAAAATGATCTGGTACAGTTCGCCCTGCAATCCAAGCGGTTCAGTATACAATCGCGAAGAACTGACGGCCTTGTCAAAAGTATTGGAAAACCATCCGCAGATTTATGTTGTCTCCGATGAGATCTACGAACACATCAATTTCTCCGGCACCTTCTGCAGCATCGCCAGCATCCCAGGGATGTTCGACAGGACGATTACTGTAAATGGCGTAGCAAAAGCCTTCGCAATGACAGGTTGGCGGATCGGCTACATCGGTGTCCCGGAAATCATTGCCAAAGCCTGTACCAAAATGCAGGGACAGGTAACCAGCGGCGCCAACAGTATTGCTCAACGCGCGACCATCACTGCCGTCGATGCCGATCCTTCCGTTTTGAAGGATATGGTAAAAGCATTCCACAGCAGGCGTGATCTCGTTGTCGGATTGATCCGTCAGATTCCGGGATTAAAGCTCAATGTCCCTGAAGGCGCATTTTATGTATTCCCAGACGTGTCCTCTTTCTTCGGGAAAACACTGAAAGGCACGAAAATCAACAACGCCGACGATTTCTCCATGTATCTTTTATCAGAAGCCAATGTGGCAACAGTAACCGGTGACGCTTTCGGAAATCCGGACTGCATCCGCATCTCTTACGCCACGAGCGAGGAGTTGCTCACCGAAGCGATGAAAAGGATCAAAGACGCTTTAGCATAA
- the purT gene encoding formate-dependent phosphoribosylglycinamide formyltransferase: MNKKILLLGSGELGKEFVIAAQRIGQTVIAVDSYENAPAMPVAHGFEVINMLDGDALDAIVAKHKPDFIVPEIEAIRTERFYDYEKQGITVVPSAKAANFTMNRKAIRDLAAKELGLKTANYRYATTAGELQKAVAEVGMPCVVKPLMSSSGKGQSTIKSEADIETAWNYAVEGSRGDVVEVIVEAFVKFNSEITLLTVTQNNGPTLFCAPIGHRQERGDYQESWQPARISDKDLYEAQDMAEKVTEALGGAGLFGVEFFLADDGVYFSELSPRPHDTGMVTLAGTQNFNEFELHLRAILSLPIFEIRLEKVGASAVILASENSNNPTFTGIENVAGLPKTDFRIFGKPTSRPYRRMGVVLTNDTLETDAAQVVEKAKSAAKLITVNS, translated from the coding sequence ATGAACAAGAAAATACTCCTCCTCGGATCGGGAGAACTCGGAAAAGAATTCGTCATCGCCGCACAACGCATTGGCCAGACCGTCATCGCCGTAGACAGTTACGAAAATGCACCGGCCATGCCTGTCGCACATGGATTTGAAGTCATCAACATGCTCGACGGCGATGCACTTGATGCCATCGTCGCTAAACACAAACCGGACTTTATCGTCCCTGAAATTGAAGCGATCCGCACCGAACGCTTTTACGATTACGAAAAACAAGGGATTACTGTAGTCCCTTCTGCGAAAGCGGCGAATTTCACGATGAACCGTAAAGCGATCCGCGACCTGGCCGCAAAGGAACTCGGCTTGAAAACCGCGAATTACCGTTACGCCACCACCGCCGGGGAATTGCAAAAGGCAGTGGCTGAAGTCGGCATGCCATGCGTCGTAAAACCATTAATGTCCTCATCGGGCAAAGGCCAATCTACCATAAAATCTGAAGCTGATATCGAAACCGCATGGAATTATGCTGTTGAAGGCTCGCGTGGCGATGTTGTGGAAGTGATTGTGGAAGCATTTGTCAAATTCAATTCTGAAATCACGTTGCTCACCGTTACCCAAAATAATGGCCCTACCCTATTCTGTGCACCTATCGGCCACCGTCAGGAACGCGGTGATTACCAGGAAAGCTGGCAGCCTGCAAGGATTTCGGACAAGGATTTGTATGAAGCGCAGGACATGGCTGAGAAAGTCACTGAGGCTTTGGGCGGCGCCGGATTATTTGGTGTGGAGTTTTTTCTTGCCGATGACGGCGTGTATTTCTCCGAATTGTCACCGAGGCCGCATGACACCGGCATGGTAACTTTAGCAGGAACGCAAAACTTCAACGAATTCGAATTGCATTTGCGTGCGATATTGTCCCTGCCGATTTTCGAAATCCGATTGGAGAAAGTTGGCGCAAGTGCTGTAATCCTGGCGTCGGAAAACAGCAACAATCCTACTTTTACAGGAATTGAAAATGTCGCAGGCCTTCCTAAAACAGATTTTCGTATCTTCGGCAAACCGACATCAAGGCCGTACCGAAGAATGGGTGTTGTTTTGACCAATGACACTTTGGAAACCGATGCAGCACAAGTCGTTGAAAAGGCGAAGTCGGCAGCGAAATTAATAACCGTAAACTCTTAA
- a CDS encoding DUF6370 family protein, which produces MKKSLLIAFAFISFAVSAQEKIKDKVVEVSCGECQFHMKGKGCNMAIRMDKKTYFVDGDKLDKHGDAHAEDGMCNAVREAKVSGEIVGDRFKATSITLLPAKKKK; this is translated from the coding sequence ATGAAAAAATCACTTTTAATCGCATTTGCGTTTATATCTTTTGCCGTAAGCGCACAGGAAAAAATCAAAGACAAAGTAGTCGAAGTATCTTGTGGCGAGTGCCAGTTCCACATGAAAGGCAAAGGCTGCAACATGGCCATCCGCATGGACAAAAAGACCTATTTCGTTGATGGCGACAAACTGGACAAACATGGGGATGCCCATGCCGAAGACGGGATGTGTAATGCCGTCAGGGAAGCAAAAGTAAGCGGCGAAATTGTAGGCGACCGTTTTAAAGCAACATCCATCACGTTGTTACCCGCAAAGAAAAAGAAATAA
- a CDS encoding response regulator transcription factor, producing the protein MRLLIVEDEPNLLSVIRKGFTEKGHNLSAAMDGRTALEMLGEYTFDAVILDIMLPDTNGLEICRRLRSVQNFVPILLLTALGSTENIVTGLNAGADDYLPKPFRFTELEARVNALVRRSSQEHKPIETITIEDLEVDFRAKTVKRDGSFIQLTAKEFLLLGYLVKNSGTILSRNLILDNVWDINFDLNTNVVDVYINYLRKKIDKPYEDKLIHTIKGLGYVIKPLT; encoded by the coding sequence ATGAGACTTTTGATTGTTGAAGATGAGCCCAATTTACTTTCCGTAATCCGCAAGGGCTTTACAGAAAAAGGCCACAACTTAAGCGCTGCTATGGACGGCAGGACGGCTTTGGAAATGCTGGGCGAATACACTTTTGATGCCGTAATCCTTGACATTATGCTTCCGGACACCAATGGTTTGGAAATTTGCCGCCGACTTCGGTCCGTGCAGAATTTTGTACCGATATTATTGCTTACTGCACTGGGAAGCACCGAAAATATTGTTACCGGGCTCAATGCCGGCGCCGATGACTATCTTCCAAAACCATTCCGTTTTACAGAACTGGAAGCGCGGGTCAATGCCCTGGTCCGCCGTTCGTCACAGGAGCATAAACCCATTGAAACCATTACCATCGAAGATCTTGAAGTAGATTTTCGTGCCAAAACCGTGAAACGGGATGGCAGTTTTATACAACTTACTGCGAAAGAATTTTTACTGCTCGGTTATCTCGTGAAAAATTCCGGTACGATATTGTCGCGCAATCTGATTTTGGACAACGTCTGGGACATCAATTTTGACCTGAACACGAATGTGGTCGATGTGTACATCAATTACCTTCGGAAGAAGATTGACAAACCTTATGAAGATAAATTAATCCACACCATCAAAGGCCTGGGTTATGTAATCAAACCTTTAACCTAA